In one window of Lynx canadensis isolate LIC74 chromosome A3, mLynCan4.pri.v2, whole genome shotgun sequence DNA:
- the PRND gene encoding prion-like protein doppel: protein MRKHLSGCWLAIVCVLLFSQLSAVKARGIKHRIKWNRKTLPSISQVTEAHAAEIRPGAFIRQGRKLDIDLGAEGNRYYEANYWQFPDGIHYNGCSEANVTKEKFVTSCINATQVANQEELSREKQDDKLYQRVLWRLIRELCSVKHCDFWLERGAGLRVTLDQPVMLCPLVFIWFIVT, encoded by the coding sequence ATGAGGAAGCATCTGAGCGGATGCTGGTTGGCCATTGTCTGCGTCCTGCTGTTCAGCCAGCTCTCGGCAGTCAAGGCAAGAGGCATAAAGCACAGAATCAAGTGGAACCGGAAGACTTTGCCCAGCATCTCCCAGGTCACGGAGGCGCACGCGGCTGAGATCCGCCCTGGGGCCTTCATCAGGCAGGGCCGGAAGCTTGATATCGACCTTGGCGCTGAAGGCAACAGGTACTACGAGGCCAACTACTGGCAGTTCCCCGATGGGATCCACTACAATGGCTGCTCCGAGGCCAATGTGACCAAGGAGAAGTTTGTCACCAGCTGCATCAACGCCACCCAGGTGGCCAACCAGGAGGAGCTGTCCCGCGAGAAACAAGACGACAAGCTTTACCAGCGGGTCCTGTGGCGGCTGATCAGGGAGCTCTGCTCTGTCAAGCACTGTGATTTTTGGTTGGAAAGGGGAGCGGGACTTCGGGTCACCCTAGACCAGCCTGTGATGCTCTGCCCGCTGGTTTTCATTTGGTTTATTGTGACATAA